The Branchiostoma lanceolatum isolate klBraLanc5 chromosome 10, klBraLanc5.hap2, whole genome shotgun sequence genome has a window encoding:
- the LOC136443038 gene encoding uncharacterized protein gives MPTRENAILDQILANDILATCYQEPTTDPPIGDSDHNCVIWEERPTSKTGNETHKKQVRPLRESDLRAFGCWITGHDWEEVYCADNTQEKSSAFYTTLLSAVDSFFPVKTVRIHKQDKPWINPHLKTLIRDRQRAFAEGNRPKWKHLRNKISKNIQSSKKAFYRNKIEPLKTTDPRKWYNAIKEITNCSKGQLCVEVPGVPSSSPKAVASAINVHLAAASQQHAPLQLQDLPAYLPAPAPPLFVSFWDMWHRLKKVKIGKATGSDNISPRIVREFAFELCQPLCDIMNTSLCGGVVPDVWKDADVIPVPKEMPPSLSKLRPISLTSVFAKHPPPPPVITVGPTQLEVVEYARILGIILQSNLKWTKHVEMILSPDRTLPYTTGPKTTRTMQKLCSLPTEIPDLQRLPPTVPRGDFRQKDSVV, from the exons ATGCCGACACGTGAGAATGCCATCCTCGACCAGATACTGGCCAATGACATCTTGGCCACCTGCTACCAAGAACCAACAACTGATCCCCCCATTGGTGACAGCGACCACAACTGTGTTATCTGGGAGGAAAGACCAACTTCCAAAACTGGTAACGAGACCCATAAGAAACAGGTGCGACCCCTGCGAGAGTCAGACTTGCGAGCCTTTGGATGTTGGATTACTGGCCATGATTGGGAGGAAGTGTACTGTGCAGACAACACCCAGGAGAAGAGCTCAGCGTTCTACACTACTCTGCTCAGTGCGGTCGACAGTTTTTTCCCAGTTAAGACTGTAAGAATCCACAAGCAAGATAAACCCTGGATCAATCCACATTTGAAAACTCTGATCAGAGACCGACAACGGGCCTTTGCGGAGGGAAATCGCCCAAAGTGGAAACATCTTCGGaacaaaatctctaaaaacaTCCAGTCGTCGAAGAAAGCCTTCTACAGAAACAAAATAGAGCCCCTCAAAACGACAGATCCCAGAAAGTGGTACAATGCCATCAAAGAAATAACCAACTGCAGCAAAGGACAGCTCTGTGTTGAAGTACCTGGCGTACCATCATCATCGCCCAAGGCTGTAGCGAGCGCCATCAATGTCCACTTGGCAGCGGCATCACAGCAGCACGCCCCTTTGCAGCTCCAAGATCTCCCAGCGTACCTGCCTGCCCCAGCCCCTCCACTTTTTGTCTCTTTCTGGGACATGTGGCATAGACTCAAGAAGGTGAAGATCGGAAAGGCCACAGGCAGCGATAATATTTCCCCAAGGATCGTCCGGGAGTTCGCTTTCGAACTGTGCCAACCACTGTGCGATATCATGAACACTTCGCTCTGTGGAGGTGTTGTACCCGACGTTTGGAAGGACGCGGATGTCATCCCGGTCCCTAAGGAGATGCCACCAAGTTTGTCAAAGTTGAGACCTATCTCTTTAACATCAGTGTTTGCCAAG CATCCACCACCCCCACCTGTCATCACAGTGGGTCCCACTCAGCTGGAGGTTGTAGAATATGCGCGCATCCTGGGCATCATACTACAGAGCAACCTTAAGTGGACCAAGCACGTCGAGATGATT ctcAGCCCTGACAGAACTCTCCCTTACACCACTGGCCCAAAGACGACTAGAACTATGCAGAAGTTATGCTCGCTCCCTACTGAGATCCCCGATCTTCAGAGACTGCCTCCCACCGTGCCGCGAGGCGATTTCCGGCAGAAAGACTCGGTCGTGTAA
- the LOC136443055 gene encoding troponin I, fast skeletal muscle-like, with amino-acid sequence MGEEKQKLLTRERKQQILTKMMKKAVAEARVELEAKAEAKRQYLADKVPPVSTSGLGHDELEELCRRLHAQITKAEEEKYDVEQKVEINDKELADLTQRMYSLTGKFKKPQLKRVRLSADKMLKALLGSKHKCSMDFRGNLKAVKKEPKPIAKAEDWRENIEKAGDSRKSKFEGEGEPAAE; translated from the exons ATG GGAGAAGAGAAGCAGAAGCTGCTCACGCGTGAGCGGAAGCAGCAAATCCTG ACTAAGATGATGAAGAAGGCTGTAGCCGAGGCTCGCGTGGAGCTCGAGGCTAAAGCCGAGGCGAAGAGGCAATACCTGGCGGACAAGGTCCCA cccGTCAGCACGTCCGGCCTGGGTCATGACGAGTTGGAGGAGCTGTGCCGCAGGCTGCACGCTCAGATCACGAAGGCCGAGGAGGAGAAGTACGACGTGGAGCAGAAGGTCGAGATCAACGACAAGGAG CTCGCTGACCTGACCCAGAGGATGTATTCCCTTACTGGCAAGTT CAAGAAGCCCCAGCTCAAGCGGGTGCGCTTGTCTGCCGATAAGATGCTGAAAGCTTTGTTGGGCTCCAAGCACAAGTGCTCCATGGACTTCCGCGGAAACCTGAAG GCTGTGAAAAAGGAGCCCAAGCCCATCGCCAAGGCGGAGGACTGGCGTGAGAACATCGAGAAGGCGGGAGACTCGAGGAAGTCTAAGTTTGAGGGCGAAGGGGAACCAGCAGCAGAATAA